From a region of the Desmodus rotundus isolate HL8 chromosome 7, HLdesRot8A.1, whole genome shotgun sequence genome:
- the OR10G2 gene encoding olfactory receptor 10G2, which translates to MGKTVNTSLNTVVTEFILLGLSHPPNLRTLLFLVFFIIYILTQLGNLLILLTVWTDPTLHARPMYILLSVLSFLDMWLSSVVVPRLVLGFTPANKAIPFGGCVAQLYFFHFLGSTECFLYTLMAYDRYLAICWPLHYPMLMNSKLCTILVAGVWVAGSIHGSIQAILTFCLPYCGPNQVDYFFCDIPAVLRLACADTTVNKLVTFVDIGVVAASCFMLILLSYANIVHAILKIRTGDGQRRAFSTCGSHLTVVTVFYVPCIFIYLRPGSKSPLDGAVAVFYTAVTPLLNPLIYTLRNQEVKSALKRIIAGRGAASENM; encoded by the coding sequence ATGGGAAAGACCGTAAACACATCCCTGAACACCGTAGTGACAGAGTTCATCCTCTTAGGCTTATCTCACCCCCCAAATCTGAGGACCCTGCTCTTCCTGGTCTTCTTCATCATTTACATCCTGACTCAGCTGGGGAACCTGCTCATTCTGCTCACCGTGTGGACTGACCCAACACTCCATGCTCGCCCCATGTACATTCTCCTGAGTGTGCTCTCATTCCTGGACATGTGGCTCTCCTCAGTCGTTGTTCCTCGTCTAGTATTGGGTTTTACTCCTGCCAACAAGGCAATCCCATTTGgtggctgtgtggctcagctgtatttctttcactttctggGTAGCACAGAGTGCTTCCTCTACACCTTGATGGCCTATGACAGGTACCTGGCAATATGCTGGCCCCTGCACTACCCTATGCTCATGAATAGTAAGTTATGCACCATCCTTGTGGCTGGAGTTTGGGTGGCTGGCTCCATACATGGATCTATACAAGCCATTCTGACTTTCTGCCTGCCCTATTGTGGGCCCAACCAGGTGGATTACTTTTTTTGTGACATTCCTGCAGTACTGAGGCTGGCCTGTGCTGACACGACTGTCAACAAGCTTGTGACCTTTGTAGACATTGGGGTAGTGGCTGCCAGTTGCTTCATGTTAATTCTACTCTCCTATGCCAACATAGTCCATGCCATCCTGAAGATACGCACTGGGGATGGGCAGCGGCGGGCCTTCTCCACCTGCGGCTCCCATCTAACTGTGGTCACAGTCTTCTATGTCCCCTGTATTTTCATCTACCTCAGGCCAGGCTCCAAGAGTCCCTTGGATGGGGCAGTGGCTGTATTTTACACTGCTGTCACTCCATTACTGAACCCACTCATCTACACACTGAGGAACCAGGAAGTGAAGTCTGCTCTGAAGAGAATAATAGCAGGTCGAGGGGCTGCAAGTGAAAATATGTAA